In the genome of Zea mays subsp. mays mitochondrion, complete genome, the window TGAGCAAAAAGATAAAGATCGGATAGATTCGAACCGCAATTGCAAAGGTAATAACTACTATGCCAGCCCAAATCATGATCTTCACCAACTTGGATTTGGTTCTCTCGCGAAAATCGCGAGTTGCAGAGATGAGAACCATGAAAAGCAAGATCCCGAATAAGAAAATAGAAACCGAGGAAACCACAAGAGTGAAGACTAGTAGAGTCTCATCTTTTGTCATTCTTTGCTCCTTTTTCACTCAATGATTCATTCGAATTTCCCAACCAAAAATTCTATATGTCTATTCTATTCTATGATATTTCTATATATATAGAATATGATATCTAATATGACACCCGATTTGTCAAAGGGATTGGATTGGTGACTTACCCATTCAGTGACTTTGGCACTGGACGTTCCAAAAACGGGTACTATCGGATCGGGTGAATTAGAGAATAGACAGAGGTCCGTTGGCATTTCAGCTTCTCTTCTCCTTTCAGGGCCTGCCTATCCGAAAGAGAATCCAGGACCTCTTGGTCCTGAATATCAGAATAGGACGAACGAACCGGCCTCCGCGGATATCTTTGCTTCGGAA includes:
- the orf131-b-ct gene encoding hypothetical protein (chloroplast origin) gives rise to the protein MTKDETLLVFTLVVSSVSIFLFGILLFMVLISATRDFRERTKSKLVKIMIWAGIVVITFAIAVRIYPIFIFLLKERIKPLVEALYDKLPWIWEVSLSRYWDRLIDFLDRYLWACAQRIQTGIRKQKGEGNS